Proteins encoded together in one Impatiens glandulifera chromosome 1, dImpGla2.1, whole genome shotgun sequence window:
- the LOC124920255 gene encoding ABC transporter B family member 11-like produces the protein MAEEGRREQIMETEPMPASTSGGDQAVDENEVEKSKSVPFFKLFTFADKTDLWMMIVGTIGAIGNGLSMPIMTILFGELINSFGQNQGVQQDIVRVVSKVSLRFVYLAIGAGVAAFLQVACWVVTGERQAARIRNLYLKAILRQDVTFFDTETNTGEVVGRMSGDTVLIQDAMGEKVGKFIQLVSTFLGGFAVAFIKGWLLTLVMLACIPLLVLTGAAMAIIIGKMASKGQTAYGKAATVVEQTIGSIRTVASFTGEKQAIVKYNKSLLKAYNSGIQEGLAAGLGLGSLMLIIFGSYSLAVWYGAKLIIEKGYTGGDVLNVIIAVLTGSMSLGQASPCISAFAAGQAAAYKLFETINRKPEIDPYDQRGEKLDDIRGDIELKNVHFNYPARPDETIFSGFSLVIPNGTTAALVGQSGSGKSTVISLIERFYDPLSGEVLIDGINLKQFNLKWIRQRIGLVSQEPILFTSSIKDNIGYGKENATIEEIRAACELANAAKFIDKLPQGLDTMVGEHGTALSGGQKQRIAIARAILKNPRILLLDEATSALDAESEKVVQEALDRIMGNRTTVIVAHRLTTVRNADMIAVIHRGKIVEKGSHSVLLKDPEGAYSQLIKLQEINKSSERDVGHDKSELVRAPSRQSSRRMSLIHSLSRGSSRRSSSGRQFSVSFGFPVGLNVPETALTEGETSAPEFEPTVKPPPVPLSRLGRLNKPEIPVLAAGALAAVVNGSILPVFGLLISSVIKSFFEPPNELRKDSRFWALIFLALGFASFIAYPARSYLFSIAGNKLIKRIRSMCFEKVVNMEVSWFDQPENSSGAIGSRLSTDAATVRALVGDALAQIVQDGASAVAGLVIAFLASWELALIILGLLPLIGISGFIQVKFMKGFAADAKVMYEEASQVATDAVGSMRTVASYCAEEKIMEMYKQKCDGPRKNGIRQGLVSGIGFGLSFTLLFCVYALSFYAGARLVEGGRITFSDVFRVFFALTMAAMGISQSSSLAPDSSKAKTAAGSIFAILDRKSKIDPSDESGMILDEVKGEIELRHISFKYPTRPDIQIFRDLSLTIRSGKTVALVGESGSGKSTVIALLERFYDPDSGNITLDGVDLQRLQLKWLRQQMGLVGQEPVLFNETIRANITYGKGGEEATEAEILSASQLANAHKFISGLNQGYDTWVGERGVQMSGGQKQRVAIARAIVKNPKILLLDEATSALDAESERVVQDALDRVMVNRTTVVVAHRLSTIKNADVIAVVKNGVIVEKGKHETLVNIKDGVYASLVALHMSASS, from the exons ATGGCCGAAGAAGGCCGTAGAGAACAGATTATGGAAACAGAACCGATGCCGGCAAGTACTTCAGGTGGAGATCAAGCAGTGGATGAGAATGAAGTTGAGAAGTCCAAGTCGGTGCCGTTCTTCAAACTGTTTACCTTCGCTGATAAAACGGACCTGTGGATGATGATCGTTGGGACGATTGGAGCTATCGGAAATGGATTGTCGATGCCTATTATGACTATACTCTTCGGAGAGCTCATTAATTCGTTTGGTCAAAATCAAGGTgttcaacaagatatagttcgtGTTGTCTCCAAG GTATCGTTGAGGTTTGTTTACTTGGCTATTGGAGCTGGAGTTGCAGCGTTTCTTC AGGTGGCGTGTTGGGTGGTGACTGGAGAGCGACAGGCTGCGAGGATTAGGAACCTTTATCTGAAAGCTATTCTGAGACAAGATGTAACTTTCTTTGATACAGAGACGAATACAGGTGAAGTTGTGGGGAGAATGTCTGGAGATACTGTCCTCATTCAAGATGCCATGGGCGAGAAG GTTGGGAAATTCATACAATTAGTTTCTACGTTCTTGGGTGGTTTTGCGGTTGCATTCATCAAGGGTTGGCTTCTAACACTCGTCATGTTAGCTTGCATTCCTTTGCTTGTCCTAACAGGTGCTGCCATGGCCATAATCATTGGTAAGATGGCATCTAAAGGACAAACTGCATATGGAAAAGCTGCAACCGTGGTTGAGCAGACAATTGGATCAATTAGAACG GTTGCATCATTCACTGGAGAGAAGCAAGCCATAGTTAAGTACAACAAATCCCTTCTAAAGGCCTACAATTCTGGCATTCAAGAAGGATTAGCAGCTGGGCTTGGTTTAGGGTCGCTCATGCTCATTATATTCGGTAGCTATTCTTTGGCTGTGTGGTATGGTGCGAAATTGATCATTGAGAAAGGATATACCGGGGGTGATGTGCTTAATGTCATTATTGCTGTCTTAACAGGTTCTAT GTCACTTGGGCAGGCATCTCCTTGCATCAGTGCATTTGCAGCTGGTCAAGCTGCTGCATACAAACTGTTTGAGACTATAAACAGAAAGCCAGAGATTGACCCGTATGACCAAAGAGGGGAAAAGTTGGATGATATCCGTGGTGACATTGAGTTGAAGAATGTACATTTCAACTACCCTGCCAGGCCAGACGAAACCATATTCAGCGGATTCTCCCTTGTCATCCCTAATGGCACGACCGCTGCTTTGGTTGGACAAAGCGGAAGTGGTAAATCGACGGTGATTAGTCTAATAGAGAGGTTTTATGATCCTTTGTCCGGTGAAGTACTTATAGACGGAATTAATCTCAAACAATTTAACCTCAAATGGATTCGTCAAAGGATTGGTCTTGTGAGCCAAGAACCGATTCTGTTCACATCCAGTATTAAGGATAATATTGGATACGGAAAAGAAAATGCGACAATTGAAGAGATTAGAGCTGCATGTGAGTTAGCGAATGCTGCAAAGTTCATTGACAAATTACCTCAG GGCTTAGACACTATGGTCGGTGAGCATGGAACTGCACTGTCTGGTGGACAAAAGCAAAGAATTGCCATAGCCAGGGCAATTCTGAAGAACCCGCGAATTTTACTGCTTGATGAAGCGACGAGTGCACTTGATGCAGAATCTGAGAAGGTTGTGCAAGAGGCTTTGGATAGGATCATGGGTAACCGGACTACTGTTATTGTTGCCCATCGTTTGACCACAGTGAGGAATGCCGACATGATTGCAGTCATTCATAGAGGAAAAATAGTCGAAAAAG GCTCACATTCTGTTTTGCTCAAAGATCCTGAAGGAGCATATTCCCAACTCATAAAATTGcaagaaattaataaaagttcagAAAGAGATGTCGGTCACGACAAATCAGAGCTCGTCCGCGCTCCCAGCAGGCAATCAAGCAGACGAATGTCTTTGATACATTCTCTAAGCCGAGGATCATCGAGAAGAAGTAGCAGTGGCCGTCAGTTCTCAGTCTCATTCGGTTTTCCAGTGGGACTCAATGTTCCCGAAACAGCATTAACCGAAGGCGAGACCTCTGCACCTGAATTCGAGCCCACAGTAAAGCCTCCGCCAGTCCCACTTAGCCGACTTGGTCGTCTCAACAAGCCAGAAATCCCAGTCTTAGCAGCCGGAGCTCTAGCTGCAGTCGTCAATGGTTCCATTCTCCCCGTCTTTGGATTACTAATTTCCAGCGTGATCAAGTCGTTTTTCGAGCCTCCAAACGAGTTAAGAAAGGATTCTAGATTTTGGGCACTTATTTTTCTTGCACTTGGATTTGCATCATTTATAGCATATCCAGCAAGGAGTTATCTATTCTCTATTGCTGGCAATAAGTTGATAAAGAGGATCAGGTCAATGTGTTTCGAGAAAGTAGTCAACATGGAAGTAAGCTGGTTTGATCAGCCTGAAAACTCTAGCGGAGCAATTGGTTCTAGGCTGTCTACAGATGCTGCGACTGTTAGAGCATTGGTTGGGGACGCACTTGCTCAGATTGTTCAGGATGGTGCATCGGCTGTTGCTGGTTTGGTCATTGCGTTTCTAGCAAGTTGGGAGTTGGCTCTCATCATTCTCGGATTGTTGCCTTTAATTGGTATCAGTGGATTCATTCAAGTGAAGTTCATGAAAGGATTCGCCGCTGATGCAAAGGTTATGTACGAGGAAGCGAGCCAAGTTGCTACGGATGCAGTTGGAAGCATGAGAACAGTGGCTTCTTATTGTGCGGAGGAGAAAATAATGGAAATGTACAAACAAAAATGTGACGGTCCAAGGAAGAATGGGATAAGACAAGGTTTGGTTAGCGGAATAGGTTTTGGGCTATCTTTTACCTTGCTGTTTTGTGTCTACGCATTAAGCTTCTATGCTGGAGCACGTCTCGTCGAAGGTGGCCGTATAACTTTCTCAGACGTATTCAGA GTTTTCTTTGCACTGACAATGGCAGCCATGGGAATTTCTCAGTCGAGCTCATTGGCTCCAGATTCCAGCAAAGCCAAGACAGCTGCCGGTTCGATATTTGCCATTCTCGACAGGAAATCGAAGATAGACCCGAGTGATGAGTCTGGAATGATCTTGGATGAGGTGAAGGGTGAAATCGAACTTCGCCACATAAGCTTCAAGTACCCAACTAGACCAGATATCCAGATCTTCCGCGACCTCAGCTTGACAATTCGCAGTGGCAAG ACTGTGGCTTTGGTTGGAGAAAGTGGAAGTGGAAAGTCTACTGTAATAGCTTTATTGGAGAGATTCTACGACCCTGATTCGGGTAATATTACACTAGACGGGGTGGACCTTCAGAGGCTACAACTGAAGTGGCTAAGGCAACAAATGGGGTTGGTGGGTCAAGAACCCGTTCTTTTCAATGAAACTATTCGCGCCAACATAACATACGGAAAAGGAGGAGAGGAAGCAACCGAGGCAGAAATCCTATCAGCATCACAATTGGCAAATGCCCACAAATTCATCAGTGGATTAAACCAG GGTTACGACACATGGGTCGGAGAGAGAGGAGTTCAGATGTCTGGCGGGCAAAAACAAAGGGTGGCAATTGCTCGTGCCATAGTAAAGAATCCGAAAATACTTTTGTTGGACGAAGCGACAAGTGCCCTTGATGCTGAGTCGGAAAGGGTGGTTCAAGATGCATTAGACAGGGTGATGGTGAATCGGACCACAGTGGTTGTAGCCCATCGCTTGTCCACAATAAAGAATGCGGATGTGATCGCAGTGGTGAAGAACGGTGTCATCGTGGAGAAAGGAAAACACGAAACACTTGTAAACATTAAGGATGGTGTCTATGCTTCGTTGGTCGCGCTTCACATGAGTGCCTCTTCTTAA
- the LOC124920256 gene encoding ribonuclease P protein subunit p38, whose amino-acid sequence MNQNHIPLVPSQGEEQAEICFEGEALASFLNSIERNIQSSRNSDTTLPEKIWFKKQFAIGVNEVTRVLERMSLSASTEISSETRQTKHKASPPVRLQVILVASDCNPRWLTRHLPDLASSRKVPVIYVKDKKAGSLRLGTLFKLKTAIAIGIKVKGNDINQFIKEVLHDQARETSHL is encoded by the exons ATGAATCAAAATCACATTCCTCTGGTTCCTTCCCAAGGTGAAGAACAAGCTGAGAT TTGTTTCGAAGGAGAAGCTCTTGCTAGTTTCCTCAATTCAATTGAACG GAATATACAATCGTCAAGAAATTCTGATACAACATTACCTGAAAAGATTTGGTTCAAG AAACAATTTGCGATTGGAGTGAATGAGGTCACACGTGTGCTAGAACGAATGTCACTGTCTGCTTCAACGGAAATTTCTTCTGAAACTCGCCAAACTAAGCATAAAGCATCTCCTCCAGTCCGGCTCCAG GTCATACTCGTAGCTTCAGATTGTAATCCCCGATGGTTGACTAGACATCTACCAGACCTTGCTAGTTCCAGGAAGGTGCCTGTTATCTATGTTAAGGATAAAAAAGCCGGTTCATTGAGATTAGGCACACTTTTTAAGTTGAAAACCGCAATTGCCATTGGAATTAAG GTTAAGGGAAATGATATCAATCAATTCATCAAGGAGGTTCTTCATGATCAAGCTCGCGAAACATCTCATTTGTGA